Proteins from one Leptonema illini DSM 21528 genomic window:
- a CDS encoding NAD(P) transhydrogenase subunit alpha, translating into MHEIIMLVTVFVISIFLGFELISKVPPTLHTPLMSGSNAISGITVVGALVSAGSGGPNLVSILGYETSISSILGFVAIVFATINVVGGYLVTDRMTRMFKKK; encoded by the coding sequence CTGCATGAAATCATTATGCTGGTCACGGTATTCGTGATCTCGATTTTTCTGGGATTTGAACTGATTTCGAAAGTTCCGCCCACTCTGCACACGCCGCTTATGTCGGGTTCGAACGCCATCTCGGGCATCACCGTCGTAGGCGCCCTCGTTTCAGCCGGATCGGGCGGGCCGAATCTCGTCTCCATTCTCGGGTATGAAACGAGCATATCGAGCATTCTCGGTTTTGTGGCCATCGTATTTGCGACGATTAACGTCGTCGGCGGCTATCTTGTCACCGACCGTATGACGCGCATGTTCAAGAAGAAGTGA
- a CDS encoding NAD(P)(+) transhydrogenase (Re/Si-specific) subunit beta: METKDLLILAYLVASVLFIVGIKQLSKVKTARQANGLSALGMLIAIVATLFDQEILSYELVAAGLLVGALIGLVLALKVQMTGMPQMVALLNGFGGGASLLVASGDFYSSGGDSEPFIATTIFLSVLIGGVTFTGSLIAFGKLQGIVTEKSVMYPGQHAVNAFLILVGVIAGVFIALPPIDSYAALDAIGLSALAGFTMLEILIVLSLVLGVLLVIPIGGADMPVVISLLNSYSGIAAAMTGFVLGNTVLIITGSLVGASGIILTQIMCKSMNRSLMNVLLGGFGQTAGKGPSGPQADIIVKEIGTEEAAMLFDGASTVVIVPGYGMAVAQAQHVVRELSDLLSKRGAQVRFAIHPVAGRMPGHMNVLLAEANVPYENLLEMDQINDDFANTDVALIIGANDVTNPAARHDQNSPIYGMPILNVDKARTVIVIKRSLRPGYAGIDNELYGYPNCLMYLGDAKDAISKLITEIKENA; encoded by the coding sequence ATGGAAACAAAAGATCTATTGATTCTTGCCTATCTGGTTGCCTCTGTTCTTTTTATCGTCGGCATCAAGCAGCTGAGCAAGGTAAAGACGGCACGTCAGGCAAACGGACTTTCGGCACTCGGTATGCTGATCGCCATCGTCGCGACGCTTTTCGATCAGGAAATCCTGTCTTATGAACTGGTCGCAGCCGGTCTGCTTGTCGGCGCTCTGATCGGCCTTGTGCTTGCATTGAAGGTGCAGATGACGGGCATGCCTCAGATGGTCGCTCTGCTGAACGGTTTTGGCGGCGGCGCCTCGTTGCTTGTCGCTTCGGGCGACTTTTATAGCTCTGGCGGCGACTCCGAGCCGTTTATTGCCACGACGATCTTTTTATCTGTATTGATCGGTGGCGTCACGTTTACGGGATCGCTGATCGCCTTCGGAAAGCTGCAGGGCATCGTTACCGAGAAAAGCGTTATGTATCCGGGGCAGCATGCGGTGAATGCATTCCTGATTCTGGTCGGAGTCATTGCCGGCGTGTTTATCGCCCTTCCGCCTATCGACAGCTATGCCGCTCTTGATGCGATCGGGCTCTCTGCCCTTGCCGGATTCACGATGCTTGAGATCCTGATCGTTCTCTCGCTTGTGCTCGGCGTGTTACTTGTGATTCCGATCGGCGGGGCCGATATGCCTGTCGTCATCTCGCTTCTGAACTCCTACTCGGGAATCGCCGCTGCGATGACGGGCTTTGTTCTCGGCAATACCGTCTTGATTATTACCGGTTCGCTGGTCGGCGCTTCGGGTATCATCCTGACGCAGATCATGTGCAAGTCGATGAACCGTTCGCTGATGAACGTGCTTCTTGGCGGCTTCGGTCAGACGGCCGGCAAGGGCCCGTCCGGACCGCAGGCCGATATCATCGTCAAAGAGATCGGTACCGAAGAAGCGGCCATGCTTTTCGACGGAGCCTCGACTGTCGTCATCGTGCCGGGCTATGGTATGGCCGTGGCTCAGGCGCAGCACGTGGTGCGTGAGTTGAGCGACCTGCTCAGCAAGCGAGGAGCGCAGGTGCGGTTTGCCATACACCCCGTCGCCGGTCGTATGCCCGGTCATATGAACGTGCTTCTTGCCGAGGCGAACGTTCCGTATGAGAATCTGCTCGAGATGGATCAGATCAACGACGACTTCGCTAATACCGACGTCGCTCTCATCATCGGAGCAAACGACGTAACGAACCCGGCCGCACGTCACGATCAGAACAGCCCGATCTACGGCATGCCCATTCTGAACGTCGATAAGGCTCGCACCGTTATCGTTATCAAGCGCAGCCTGAGGCCCGGTTATGCGGGCATCGATAACGAGCTGTACGGGTATCCGAACTGTCTGATGTATCTTGGCGACGCGAAAGACGCTATCTCCAAGCTGATCACGGAGATAAAAGAGAACGCCTGA
- a CDS encoding glycosyltransferase, with the protein MADALRSRHAVRIVCVHCAEGIEYTPASDYLKNPPGDELLIYHYAVEWDVGDQIYNSFNGRRILRYHNVTPARLLRPYNRAVANACHRGRERLTALPAPDLLLADSKENAIDYTSVTGKNPATEVLPPFSQTELLLSIENDEKLEARLQHYSGKRLLFVGRISPHKNVHVLIEDIDKALSDTAPFRDEIASFRLAQSRWQRLWQHVSKALRMRFFTERDRSGSHPVLFVAGAFSPGFPKYNRMVRRAASKCRTLEVIFLNGTSLSQLATLYRMADLFVTASLHEGFCVPVIESMAFDLPMALPDSAVFRESSLGRARYFKRITKADLTDESAGVTEADNARKNDTRELFFSHYGSAVLTERLLQIVSVIR; encoded by the coding sequence ATGGCCGATGCCCTTCGCTCAAGACACGCCGTTCGCATCGTCTGCGTTCATTGCGCGGAAGGCATCGAATACACTCCGGCATCGGACTATTTGAAGAATCCTCCCGGCGACGAGTTACTCATTTATCATTATGCCGTTGAGTGGGATGTCGGCGATCAAATCTACAATTCGTTCAATGGCAGGCGCATCCTGCGTTATCATAACGTCACGCCTGCCCGATTGCTGCGTCCGTATAACAGAGCCGTCGCAAACGCCTGCCACCGCGGACGGGAACGCCTGACGGCTCTGCCCGCTCCCGATCTTCTGCTGGCCGATTCAAAAGAGAATGCAATCGACTACACTTCAGTGACAGGAAAGAACCCTGCCACAGAAGTCCTTCCTCCCTTCTCTCAGACAGAATTGCTTCTCTCCATTGAGAACGACGAAAAGCTTGAAGCAAGGCTACAGCATTACTCGGGCAAACGCCTGCTCTTTGTCGGTCGCATCTCGCCGCATAAGAACGTACATGTATTGATCGAGGATATCGATAAAGCTCTTTCTGATACAGCTCCGTTCAGGGATGAGATCGCATCCTTCCGTCTCGCCCAGAGCCGGTGGCAGCGGCTATGGCAGCATGTGTCGAAGGCGTTAAGAATGCGCTTCTTCACAGAGCGAGACCGCAGCGGATCGCATCCCGTGCTTTTTGTTGCTGGGGCGTTTTCGCCCGGCTTTCCGAAATACAACAGGATGGTACGGCGAGCGGCATCCAAGTGTCGTACCCTCGAAGTGATTTTCCTGAACGGCACGTCCCTGTCTCAACTTGCAACGCTCTATCGCATGGCAGATCTTTTTGTAACGGCCTCTTTACATGAAGGATTCTGTGTGCCCGTCATCGAATCGATGGCCTTTGATCTGCCCATGGCTCTGCCCGACTCTGCCGTGTTTCGCGAATCATCCCTCGGACGGGCCCGCTATTTCAAACGCATAACGAAGGCCGATCTGACCGATGAATCAGCCGGAGTAACAGAAGCAGACAACGCGAGAAAAAACGACACCCGCGAGCTTTTCTTCAGTCACTACGGCTCCGCCGTGCTAACGGAGCGTCTGCTTCAGATCGTTTCCGTCATCCGATAA
- a CDS encoding SixA phosphatase family protein, with translation MKLVFMRHAEAVEVPENGERALTAKGHRDAEKMGRMLRSSGWQWTEVRSSPVLRARQTAEHIAPLLHTQHRIDPLLQPGVTPEQFLGGLDGLVQSSAQLCIFHMPDIAYVASRLLGIESSHLFFSPGSALAINMASRGGECIQIFQYQPDFIG, from the coding sequence ATGAAACTCGTATTCATGCGACATGCAGAAGCGGTTGAAGTACCCGAGAACGGCGAACGTGCGCTGACGGCGAAGGGCCATCGGGATGCCGAAAAGATGGGCCGTATGCTGCGTAGCAGCGGATGGCAGTGGACGGAGGTGCGCTCCAGTCCCGTATTGCGGGCCCGACAGACGGCGGAGCATATCGCGCCTCTTCTGCATACGCAGCATCGTATCGATCCGTTACTGCAGCCCGGTGTGACGCCCGAGCAATTCCTCGGTGGCCTGGACGGCCTTGTGCAGTCGTCGGCGCAGCTCTGCATCTTTCACATGCCCGATATCGCTTATGTCGCTTCACGCCTTCTTGGAATCGAAAGCTCTCATCTGTTTTTTTCGCCCGGCAGCGCTCTTGCCATCAATATGGCCAGCCGCGGCGGAGAGTGTATTCAAATCTTTCAGTATCAGCCCGATTTTATCGGATGA
- a CDS encoding tRNA (cytidine(34)-2'-O)-methyltransferase, which translates to MQIVLIEPKIPQNTGNIIRLCACTGASLTIVGEPAFSMDDAHMRRAGLDYYREISIERQTDWSSFLDSIAAKGKGWQDLAFLSRFGRRTYTDYSYSMDSILVFGNEPDGLPPELREEILQRSPEQLLRIPVSRRCRSLNLANAVTLLVYEALRQNNFSDLLLELD; encoded by the coding sequence TCGTTCTTATCGAGCCGAAGATACCGCAGAATACGGGCAATATCATCCGACTGTGTGCTTGCACCGGGGCCAGCCTGACCATCGTTGGCGAACCGGCCTTCTCGATGGATGATGCTCACATGCGTCGCGCCGGCCTTGACTATTACCGTGAAATCTCTATCGAAAGGCAGACCGATTGGTCTTCATTTTTGGATTCCATCGCCGCAAAGGGAAAAGGGTGGCAGGATCTGGCCTTTTTATCACGGTTTGGCCGCAGAACCTATACTGATTACTCTTATAGCATGGATTCGATCCTCGTTTTCGGCAATGAGCCGGATGGCCTTCCTCCGGAACTACGCGAAGAGATTCTACAGCGTTCGCCCGAGCAGCTGCTGCGCATTCCGGTGAGTCGACGGTGTCGTTCGCTCAATCTCGCGAATGCCGTTACGTTGCTTGTATACGAGGCACTGCGTCAGAACAATTTTAGCGATCTGCTGCTTGAGCTGGATTAA
- a CDS encoding C1 family peptidase, translating into MTTYADGRTESTFDGFRNLFRSAPDRAWRYEDVEPRNFLRPTGGPILIAPAPENPPELVILNDVPDVLDQGMMPAGPIFAAGYIANSMLHRSKMSSYRCSPSFLFRMLNGSESTAVEMIDTLKFLQSSGCARTALVPYRTPGDYGRSPDSLAVRDARNFRIQGFGRVDLTDMDQIRNHLLLGRVVITSVVLPENLVQYDDDVFDHPEGDVMGRQSFALIGYDAKKARVLLQNSMGKDWGDDGRVWIPVGWYVRMVVDAYVIY; encoded by the coding sequence GTGACCACCTACGCCGATGGTAGGACCGAATCCACCTTTGACGGCTTTCGCAATCTCTTTCGCAGCGCTCCGGACCGGGCCTGGAGATACGAAGATGTTGAGCCGCGCAATTTTCTTCGCCCCACCGGCGGGCCCATCCTGATCGCGCCGGCGCCCGAGAATCCGCCCGAACTCGTTATCTTGAATGACGTGCCCGATGTACTGGATCAGGGCATGATGCCGGCCGGACCGATCTTCGCCGCCGGGTATATCGCCAACTCGATGCTACACAGGTCGAAGATGAGCAGCTATCGCTGTTCGCCGTCTTTTCTCTTTCGCATGCTGAACGGCTCTGAATCGACGGCCGTTGAAATGATCGATACGCTGAAGTTTTTGCAATCATCGGGATGCGCCCGCACGGCGCTTGTTCCCTATCGCACTCCCGGCGATTATGGTCGCTCTCCCGATAGCCTTGCCGTTCGCGATGCGCGCAATTTTCGCATACAGGGCTTTGGACGGGTCGATCTGACCGATATGGATCAGATCCGCAACCATCTGCTTCTCGGCCGTGTCGTGATTACAAGCGTTGTTCTGCCTGAGAATCTGGTGCAGTACGACGATGACGTCTTTGACCATCCCGAAGGGGACGTGATGGGAAGACAGAGTTTTGCTTTGATCGGCTATGATGCAAAGAAGGCGCGAGTGCTTCTGCAGAATTCGATGGGCAAGGACTGGGGCGATGACGGACGTGTGTGGATTCCGGTCGGATGGTATGTACGTATGGTCGTTGACGCTTACGTTATATACTGA
- a CDS encoding Re/Si-specific NAD(P)(+) transhydrogenase subunit alpha has protein sequence MILAIPKETTEGEKRVAIVPETVSKLRKIGHTVRIQKGAGEASGFPDHLYEKEGAVLVDDVNDLYGTADVLLKVDRPVVHPSSGKSELEMMKKGAIFVGFFYSMSNVDLAKKAASTGVQVLSMDAVPRITKAQRMDALSSQTNLAGYKAVLLAADHLHKIFPLLMTAAGTISPAKVVILGAGVAGLQAIATAKRLGAVVEVSDVRPETKEQVQSLGGKFIEPPQDESLVGEGGYAKEASAEYLAKQQEILRKHICEADAVITTAQVPGRKAPVLIKADVVKDMQPGAVIVDMAAGTGGNCELTEPGQVVKKHGVTIVGHTNLPAELAYHASQLYSRNLQALIEYLTKEGNLNLDANDEIVKGALITRDGQIVHEKTRELAG, from the coding sequence ATGATTCTGGCAATTCCAAAGGAGACAACTGAGGGCGAAAAGCGCGTAGCCATCGTGCCCGAAACCGTCTCGAAACTGCGTAAGATCGGCCACACCGTGCGTATCCAGAAAGGAGCCGGTGAGGCATCTGGCTTTCCCGATCATCTCTATGAGAAAGAGGGAGCCGTTCTTGTCGACGATGTGAATGATCTGTACGGTACGGCAGACGTTCTTCTGAAAGTCGACCGACCCGTCGTTCATCCGTCATCCGGAAAGAGCGAACTTGAAATGATGAAAAAAGGGGCCATCTTTGTCGGCTTCTTCTACTCGATGAGCAACGTCGATCTGGCTAAGAAGGCCGCCTCTACGGGCGTGCAGGTTCTGTCGATGGACGCCGTGCCGCGTATAACGAAGGCGCAGCGTATGGATGCGCTCAGTTCGCAGACGAACCTTGCCGGCTATAAAGCCGTCCTGCTTGCAGCCGATCATCTGCATAAGATCTTCCCGTTGCTCATGACGGCCGCCGGAACGATCTCACCGGCTAAAGTAGTGATTCTTGGCGCCGGTGTTGCCGGTCTTCAGGCCATCGCCACTGCAAAACGCCTTGGCGCCGTCGTTGAGGTCTCTGACGTCCGCCCCGAAACCAAAGAGCAGGTTCAATCGCTGGGCGGAAAGTTCATCGAGCCTCCGCAAGACGAGAGTCTTGTAGGCGAAGGCGGTTATGCAAAAGAGGCCAGCGCCGAGTATCTGGCCAAACAGCAGGAGATCCTGCGTAAGCATATCTGTGAGGCCGATGCCGTCATTACTACGGCTCAGGTTCCGGGCCGAAAGGCTCCCGTGCTGATCAAGGCCGACGTTGTGAAAGATATGCAGCCCGGCGCCGTCATCGTCGATATGGCAGCCGGTACAGGCGGGAACTGCGAGCTCACCGAACCGGGACAGGTCGTAAAGAAGCATGGTGTGACCATCGTCGGTCATACGAATCTTCCGGCCGAACTGGCCTATCATGCCAGTCAGCTTTACAGCCGCAATCTTCAGGCGCTTATCGAGTACCTGACGAAAGAAGGCAATCTGAACCTCGACGCGAACGACGAGATCGTCAAAGGCGCTCTCATCACGCGTGACGGACAGATCGTCCACGAGAAAACAAGAGAACTGGCGGGTTAA